One region of Zingiber officinale cultivar Zhangliang chromosome 7B, Zo_v1.1, whole genome shotgun sequence genomic DNA includes:
- the LOC122004070 gene encoding ferritin-2, chloroplastic-like: protein MPLEASPAVAPLASFRVTPSLSGVALFPRRQTFSLSFPRFRNGAMRRSSSSLAAANSGQALTGVMFRPFEEIGKELSLLPTSPDLSLGRQKYADECESAINQQINVEYNNSYVYHALFTYFDRDNVALKGLAKFFKESSEEEREHAEKLMEYQNKRGGRVKLQSLVMPPSEFDHPEKGEALHAMELTLALEKLTNEKLIQLHNIAENCNDAQLADFIESEFLGEQVEAIKKISEYVAQLRRLGKGHGVWHFDQMLLH, encoded by the exons ATGCCTCTCGAAGCTTCCCCGGCCGTTGCTCCCCTCGCCTCCTTCAGGGTCACGCCGTCGCTTTCCGGAGTAGCTCTCTTTCCCCGCCGGCAGACATTTTCGTTGTCTTTTCCCCGATTTCGGAATGGGGCGATGAGGCGCTCATCGTCGTCCCTCGCTGCTGCCAACTCCGGCCAGGCGTTAACGGGAGTCATGTTTCGGCCCTTCGAGGAGATTGGGAAGGAGCTCTCTCTGCTTCCGACGTCCCCAGATCTGTCTTTGGGCCGTCAGAAATACGCCGATGAGTGCGAATCTGCCATCAATCAACAGATCAA TGTCGAATACAATAATTCGTACGTCTATCATGCCTTGTTCACTTACTTCGACCGCGACAACGTTGCGCTGAAAGGCCTCGCGAA ATTTTTCAAGGAGTCAAGTGAAGAGGAAAGGGAGCATGCCGAGAAACTGATGGAATACCAA AACAAACGAGGAGGAAGAGTGAAACTCCAGTCTCTTGTTATGCCACCGTCTGAATTCGATCATCCAGAGAAGGGAGAAGCATTGCATG CCATGGAATTGACTTTGGCTCTTGAGAAGTTGACAAACGAGAAGCTGATCCAGCTACACAAT ATTGCTGAAAATTGCAACGATGCTCAACTGGCTGACTTTATTGAGAGTGAATTTCTCGGAGAGCAG GTGGAAGCCATAAAGAAGATATCCGAGTACGTTGCTCAGCTGAGAAGGTTAGGGAAAGGACATG GGGTTTGGCATTTCGACCAGATGCTCCTCCATTAG